Genomic DNA from Mus caroli chromosome 8, CAROLI_EIJ_v1.1, whole genome shotgun sequence:
attctatttttattattttgattttgaagactatcccatgtatcccaggctggccctgaacttccTACTGACACCTGTCAAATTCAGGTTGTACTTATGTACCACCTTGCCCACCTCAGTATCCTATGTCAATACAAAGCCTCTCGTGAATTTCTATTCCTTTCCTAAAACAATCTTGGTGATACTGGCCCCGCAGAAGCCCCTGGGTACAGTCTGGGGGGTGAGGGGAAGCTGCTTTTGCATACCTGCAAACTGGGTCGACACTACTGCGTTAGGAGGTAAGTATTAGTCATGGCAGACTGTGACCATTTAAGTCATATGTTTAGTAACCTGCTTGCATAACCCTTGCTGTTTAATGTAGGTATTATGTTCAGCTTGTATCTCTTGATAATAACCCCCCACCCTCAAaccaacacaggcacacacccagtCAGCATGCATGACTGCTGACATATCTGACAGTGATTGTTTATTGAGCATCACGACACCGCAGACTGTCCAAAACTAAATGGATACAGTCTGCCACACTGTACAGTCTGCTTCACTGTCAACTGTGAAGGTTAGAAAGATGAACAAGTTCTGTTTGCAGTTTTCATAAATACATTGatttctgaaaaatattaatactatattgtatgaaaatcttaaaaaaatatgattAGAAGGAAAAAACATTACATTGATTAtacataaaagaatttaaaataatgagtttGTGGTTAAGTTCTTGAACTCAAGTTTTTGAAGCTAGACTCTTCCTGGGGTTACTGGCAGGCAGAATAACTAGGAAAAAAGAGAacacttattctttttttaaaaaaagtgtttgtATAATAGTTATTTTATAATCCTCCAAAACACTGTTTCCAGAGTCAGAGGTCTATTGATTGCCCATTAAAATAAGTACTCCAGCCAAGCATAGTGACATTGCACTGCTGTCACCAACAGCATAGGTGAATGGCAGGTTGGTTCTAAGAGAGAACCAGGAAAAGGAAGACTACTGGTGTACAGGAAAACATAAGTATgtagattaaaaaagaaaatgtaactttTACATTAATCACACAGGGCGCTGACTCAAACACCATCAGAGAACTTTGATGGGTTCCATAGAGGTCACAGTTACCCTTTCCGCAGTGGCAAAGTGAAATGAACTGGCAATTTCTATGTGGTGTCCCTTAAAGAATTTACCTGTGAGTCGAACTGATGCTGATgatcagaacaaacaaacaacaaaaacagcctgTAAACAATGTAACATGATGAGGACAGTCCTGACTAAAACCAAGAGGCCTTGAGCCTTAGCCTATGGAAGGAGACCAGGCACGCTCGCTGCACAACACATCTTCGGCTCTCAGTATGTCCTCGAGGCTGGCCAACATGTGCTCACCAGCCTATACAAGGGTCTGGGCAATCTCGAAGGTGACTTTCAAATTGACCTTTGGTAACATCCATCAAGGTTGTGAATACAGtcagctgaaaaaaaaagttattttcattttaaagatattttcaagtCTAAGATTTTCTTGTACATATTAGCATTTGTGCCCCACCCCAAAGAATTTGTTTTATAATGATATTTAATAGTAATCAGTGAACACTTTAAGGTTCATTTAACCCTCTCCAGTGTGTAACTGGCAGTCATGGAAAGCTCAAGGATACACTGTGGAGCTTTGACTATGCTTATCCTAAACCCATTTCCattacagcaaacaaacaaacaaacaaacaaacaaaaaacctgtagGCACACAGTCCAAAGCACACACCATCACCCCCTGCTCATGCAGACCATACAATGCACCCCATCGTGATGCCACATGGGAATACTGTCCAAAGCAGAAATGGCAGGTTGACCAAGGTACATCAAGGAGACAGTCCCTGTTTAGTTGTGAATGCTAAAGGGAAGAGGACTTTGttctagaaggcagaggcagtgcaGCCTGTTTAggcaagaacaaagaaaatgggtTAGTCAAGGGCAATGTATCCTGAAATGACCTCTGTACAAAGAATGACTATAAGCAAGTGGGCTGATTAGGTTTCTTGGTTATGGTTATGGAAAGATAAAAGGACAGAATAAAGTTATGGAGCGGCCCCACCCTGAAAAGACATAGGGCTGGCTCTACCTGAAACCTCACAGTTTGTCTGTCTAGTCAAGCTGTTAGGTGTTAGTTAACAATACAGTGTGTAATTTCTGACACATGGAGAAGTCAAACTAGACTTAGTCCAATGCCATGCAAGCAAAGCTAAGACAACACTGACAGCATtgcccagagagagaaagagagagagagagccctaaCATACACAGCATTCTAACTACATTCCTACAGTGCTGGTTTCAGGCACTTGAAAtcgtttttttaaaaagccagaccTTAAAGCTGAGAGGGATGGTGCCTGtttgcagtcccagcactcaggaggctcaggCAGAAGGACTACatgtttgaaggcagcctgggctacaaagtgaggtcAAGGCTTGACTTTGGgacacagagactctgtctcaaaatataagtcgataaatgaacaaataacaaACCTGAAATTAGACATAATTAATATGCTCAAAAAGATCTAAGGTAACAACATAGGTGCAAATTCTTTCCTGAAAgctgtacatgtgtttgtgtgttgaggACATACCTTGTTGAGGACAGGTTTTGTTGATAGGACATCATAGAGGGTAGCAAATGAGAGattctaaaatacaaaaacagTTGTGTTCAGTGGGTTAAATATAGGCCTTCTGTAGCATTTACACATACAAATGggtcattaaaaatgaaaacagttagctgggcgtggtggctctcccaagcactctggaggcagaggcaggcggatttccgagttcgaggccagcctggtctacaaagtgagttccaggacagccagggctatacagagaaacccNgtctcaaaaaaaaaaaaaaaaaaaaaaaaaaaaaaaaatttcaatctTCCAAAGTCACCTCCCTTGGAGTCACTGCTGGAAACAAAGGTGGCTATTCTAatgtatcatttttttctctccccacttgctttgaaatttatttaactttaaagaaTAGTGCCTGACAGTGTAAGGAGGAAAAGTCACAGCAAAAATTCATTCCTTAAGTTTGACAGCAAAAGCTCCACACCGTGTGTCAAGAGAGAGAACTAGGTTTGCAGATCTCTCAAGGTCAAATGAAAGCAGCAGAACTAAGGCAGTCCGTCAAGGATGGCCTTTTTCTGTGTATGACGATGCAATGTACCTTCTGTGTTGTGTGATTCAGACACTTCTTGGCCGGTGTCCTGCGGTCATCGAGAAACAAGGTGTTTTTCCACCTGTCATAGTTGGTTTGTACCACATACCATCTGCCATGCTTAGGATCAAGTCTAGATATAAAGAGAGAGATTCCCTCTGAGGCTTCACATTGGCCTGGGttcttgtttttacttattttactttatcaaAGATACTTACTCATAGACATCCAAAGACTCTTTTCTTTCCCGTGTAATCACACAGCCCTCTCCAGACTTCTTGCCTCCCAGGATAAAATATACTGGGGCCATTATCTTGGTCTTGGTCAGTGTGTTCTTGGCTTCTTCGTAACTATATagaaacatttttcaaagtaAGCAATTTTATTTGATTGAGTGCTATGTTTAAGGTGTAGAAACTAAAGGGAAACAGGTATCAGCAGTCCTTAAGTTATTTAGCTGAATGTGgacagacggacacacacacacacacacacacacacacacacatcaacagtTAAAAGTTTTCTGAATGTGCAGTGACCAAAACTGAGTTGTAAATCACATGAATGTGAACTAAATCTGAAGCCTTTCTGGGGGTGCTTTCATGAGCTGCAACTCCCCTACAGCCCTGGTTCTGAATGTGCACTTTGGTCTGCTCTGGCCAACACCTCGCCCGGCCCACACTCAGGACAGCAGCTGGAATAAAACGTGCTGTTGAGAATTGCTATACCTCCCAGGTTTTCTGCTCATATGTAAGCAATGGCTTAATGATGAAAACCAACCCTTTTAATAATTTTCTACTGTGATTCCTCAATTGGAAGTATAAAACTAGCTTATCCTTGGGTTGAATTTCATtcgagattttaaaaatattatcatgtgtatgtgtgtgtgcctgcatgtgtgtatgtgcacatgtgtgtgtgtgcagcagccATGGAAGAAGGCCTAAGGCCcaaggaactggagttgcagatgacTGTGAACTGCCATATGGGTGGTGGGAACCAAAGCTGGGACCTCTACAAgaaccagttctcttaaccactgagccagcacTCCAGCCTctagttttaaaactattttgagttgttgatgagtttaataaaaaataatgtgaaatgAAATTTGACTAGGGATTAGGACAGAACTTCCCAAATGTCACTCTGAACACTAACAATCAACTCTGAAGGACGCTCAGTCAGGACTTAATTGTTCTTATGAAATAAAAGGGATATCCATGTCATTAGTATGCACATCTGCTTTTGTCTTTAGTGGTAAAATACTATGTataccaaagaattgttttaaagtaaatttacaGTAACTATTTGATATCATATTAAAGCAAGTCTctgatatgtatacatattttacatacctaTACACATGGGGACAAATAAAGCATTTTTAGATAAAATGGAGCTTCATGGGAAAGGCTGAGGAAGCGGCTGTCTGAGGACCATGTTTTAAAGACGGGGAGTGAACAGTGATTCTTGGAGGACCAATGCGTTGTGCATGGGAATTTTAGGAGGACCCCTGATCTGAAGGAGATCTCAGGAGTCACGCTCTAGCTTTTCTACCCACGCATTTTATTCAAcaacaaaggaaagggaaatctGATTACAATGGTGGAGAGGGGCCGAGgcagtagctcagttggcagaatacttgcctagcaccacataaactaggCTACGGTGGTGTATCtgttaatcttagcacttggaaaATAGAGGCctaaagatcaggagttcaaggtcatcattggCTATcgagtgagtttgagaccaggtctGAATAAATTAAATCCtgcatcaagaaaacaacaaaaggacacacacaccacaagactGGAGAACAGTTTTTGAAACACAGCGAGCAGTAACTTTGAAAATAAGGACTATTAAGGACAGGAGTGGATAATAAGGAAGACAACCAACTTCTATTCCCTGGAAAGGATTAAAAACTAAGATCGATGCTTATTTAGTCCAAGTCCTGTGGACTTAATATGTGCTAACGACAATTCAGTATTATTCAACACATAAATAGACTGCAACTTCTAGGTTATTATGTACtacaatttatattttactttttccatgACAAAAAACAATGGTATTACCATCAAAGATTTTACTGAATAGCATTTCCTATGTACATGGTGTAATTTTTTGGAATAAATTTTTTGGATATCTTTCCTAGTGTTGATATCTCTAATATTTCTAAATAATCCAATGCATTACTTTGGTAAGAGACCATACAGAAAACAGGAATGATTTCATGTAAATGTCAAAGACTCACCTAAGAAATGCACAACAGTTTCTCAATGGATGTGAAACTGGGACTTGGcaaatattgttatattttaataagtcATAACAGGGATATTTGGTAATAAGGCAACAAATCACTTCACCTTGTGGTGTTCTCCAGGACTGATCTAGTGATAAACCCTACCCATTGGGCATCCTTCCTTCCGAACATCCATTCTAGGATACCTAGAAGAGAGGAAATGCAGACAGTGTCACAGGCCTGAGGAGGTTAGATTACTGCCCTCCCTTCCAAAGACTGAGATTCCCATTGCATTTCCATGCATTCCACTCACCCAGATAACCACCATTTATACTGAAACGTTCATTTAGTGAAAGACTGAACAGTCCCtgagaaaaagacaaagcaatGCTGTCAGAAATGTCAATGTGCTCTGAAAGGCCCCATCTCTGCACCAGGACAGCTGTATACAATGACCTAAACTGTCTACTGGGGATTGTGCTATGAGTTAGGGAATTAATGGccacatatttaaagaaatgaaaagcaaagtcATGAACTGACCGTGACTTGCGTAAGTGAACAAGAGACCCAAGCCTGACACCCACTTCTACTCTGAGACCTTGAGAGCCAGTCACATGCTCTGTATCCTCAACAGACACAGGATCCTTTCTACTTTTCTGTGGTGTGAAGTCTCAGAGTTAGAAAAGTGATAAGGACAAGGGAATAAATTAGGGCTTCAAACTCTCCATCTGCTGAGACAGGTCTCAGTGtgtagtagccctggctggtctggacatcactatgtagaccagactggccttaaactcactgacACCTGCCTCCAAAGTGTTAGAACTGAAGaagcatgccaccatgcctaccttCATATTCTTTTTATGTCCTCATTTTCTTAGACTCCCAGACAGTAAAGCCAGGACACAAAACTGTTTATAAAGTTACATATTTCTTACTGGTTTGAATCCTGTCAACATGCCCACATATCCAACAAAACTTGTAGCCTTGAAAACAGTCTTATTGTTTCTTTGGAAGTCCAAATTCACTGTTAAGGGCTTTAATTCTTCTGTGACAACCCAAGTGTTATTATTTATATTCCACCTAAAAAAGACAAACGTTGCTGACATTGAAGACAAAGACGAAGGTGAGAGTCCAGCATTACATAGATGCTGCATGTTTGTCACTGAGTCTTAGTATGAAATCTAAGATGGCttcaaacttgtaatcctcctgcctcaaccttccaagGGCCAGAGTTGCAGGTGTGAGATACTATGTCTGGTTACAGGAGCTTCTTCTAGCTGGTCACTTAGGATCAACCTTAACAGAGCCTTGAGTGTACTGTGGTGGATTTGAAATGTTACAGGCCCAGTCCTCAGTGAACTGATGTTCAGGGGCAAGGCTTTAGGAAGTGATTAATCTACTGATGGGTTAATATGCTGAGAGATTATTGGGAGATAATGCCAACTTAGGAGCTGGGTCCTGTATGAAGGAAGCAGGGTCCTGGATGTATACCCTTGGAGGCTACATTGTCTTTACTGCATTCCTCTCTCGATGAGGTGAACAGCCTCCTCTGATACCTGCTCCAACCAACACAATGCTCTGAGGCCTTATTAGCCTTAGAGACAGAAGAGCCAGttgaccatggactgaaacctatgaactgtaagccagaataaacaTTTCTTCATCCAAAAACAGGGTGGTTTCATCCTTTTTCCAGGGGCTAAAACTTGATGCTCAGAAAAGCTGATTAATTCTGGTCAGATCAATAGTGAGACCTAGATTCAGATGATGAGCTCTATTAAAAAGCCATCATGTTTTCATAAAGGTCAAGATGACAGACTTCTTTAAAGCAATAAGTGAAAATAAGGATCTGCGCCCTTCAAGCACAGTCCAAATTTCTGTCCACTGGGTGCAACTTTTGCGATACACCTCCTAAGTGACTGAGTGTACCCTGGGTGCCTGCCTTTCTAACACTAAGGAATCCACTCATCTTCACCCATGGCTGTCTTCTGCGCATGAGGGGCGTTTACTTTTCATCAAGGTAATACTATCATCTACTCTTCTAAGGTAGTGAAAGTATGTCAAGTTGCTTACTTACCCAAGAAATATTCCAAAATCCATGTTTCTCCCATGTAGTAAATGACCTTTtaagaagaaagtgagagagacagGCATCCACAGTTAAGATAAaatacagccaggcatggtggcacacgcctttaatcccagcactcgggaggcagaggcaggcagatttctgagtttgaggccagcctggtctacagagagttccaggacagccNNNNNNNNNNNNNNNNNNNNNNNNNNNNNNNgatttctgagttcgaggccagcctggtctacaaagggggttccaggaaaaaaaaaaaaaaaaaaaaaaaaaaaaaaaaaaaaaaaaaaaaaaaaaaaaaaaaaaaaaaagataaaatacaatgGATTCTTAATACAGATGGACATAGGCAGTTGTGAATATTTACATTCAAAACTGTTTTACCAAGCAATGTATAATAATTAAGAACCCTGGCAGCCAGAAAAAAGCCTTAACAAGTTCAAACTGGTGCTACAACCACATGTTAGATATCACAGTATCTAAAATCTGACTCAGATATGGAAACAAATCAATGGTTATTCCTTGGACAACTGCAAAGCAATTCTGCCAGGACATAACCTCATAATAGAACTTACCCAGTTCCTTGATTGCCACCTACAAATGGACATCTCAAGTATTAGGTGTAAGTCATAGTCAGAGTGAATGAAGGGCAAGTCACCTCGTGTCATGTGTCTTGGTGTCCAGCCAGGAAAATCTAGGAAAGTGAAGCTCTCACACACAGTGCTTGCTGGCTGAGAAACTATGAGACAGTGTTTGTTCTGGGTCTCAAGAAAGACCTCTGTCACTGCCTGTGGTGGCTTGGATAAGAACGGCCTCCACAGGCCTAAGTATTTggatgcttagtcatcagggagtggcactatttgagaagtattaggtgtggccttgttggcggaagtgtgtcattggggatgggctttgagttttcaaaaagcCCCACTAAGGCCAGGTTCttgttctccccccaccccacccctctggCCTGGAGATCAATATGTGAGGCTCTCAGTGGtttatttctccagcaccatgacttcctgcctgctgctaagcatgatgatgataatggactaagcctctgaaagcAGAAACAAGTCTcaattcaatatttatttcataaGAGCTACCTTGGCCATGGTCTTTTCACAGCAATTGAATAGTGACCAAGACACTGCCTCAGCGTGGGTAGCAAAGGCCCCTTGTGAAGACTTACTTCTACTCAGTTATACAGGTGGGGATAAATGGACTATGCAGAAAACATGAATGTttctgaggggctgggggcatggctcggtggttaagggCACGTGCTGCTCTGAGTGACAGcacaggtttagttcccagcacgcACATGGCAGTTTGTAAGCGTCTGTAACTGCAGTTGGGAGGGATGAGATGCCCTCTGCAGCCTCCTGGAGTgtcagacatgcacatggtacacattcaACACATTAAAGCAAGCACTCAGACACTTAAAATGATCTTTTTTACAAAGAATGCTTCTGGTCTAGAACACTTCTTCCACATTTTCCATGTCTCATTTAAAGTTTAATAAGCATTATAGTAATCTTAAAATAAGACTAATTTTCAATGCACTTATAAGAATTTACCAGGCTATACTAAATGATATATAACAGACACACAATTGAAATAGCAAGCCTACTTAGCACATGTTCTAACTTATTCTAAAAAGTGCATTGTATGATGTGCTCTGCAGATTACCTTTGTCATCTTCAGTTATGATTGATGTACACATGGTAAACAATTCATAGAAAATGTTGAATGAAATAATCTCTCCTGTGGGGGGGGAAAAAACAGGGAAAGGTTTTGCTAATGTTAACAACCATGACATTAAAGGAAAACCCCATTCACCTTTTAATCTGAAGGTGTGCGGCATGCTTTTCTCAGTCTTGTTAAATGCTTAGCATGCATGTGGACCTCAGCCTAGCTTATTCCCAGTTTATTCATGTTTTGATGAATCTCAGTATTATCATGAACTATTAATCTATTTTTCTCTGGGGTTATTTATATTTGGTAATTACTTGTGATAACTCTTTCTATAAGACTTTCTTCTCATGTAGATGACAAGTATATATTTCCagcatgttattttttaaaattgtttttcagttaggttttgctgttgttgcttttggttttttgtttgtttgtttgtgtttgttttgttttgagacagggtttctctgtgtagccttggctgtcctgaaactcactttgtagaccaggctggcctcgaactcagaaatctgcctgcctctgcctcccgagtgctgggattaaaggtgtgcgccaccacgacccagccattataatatttttgtgtttatttaaatgtgcatttattcatgtatgcacatacatgtgtttgtgtaagtTTGGCATGGTGCAGCTGGgcagaggtggcgcacgcctgtaatcccagcacttgggaggcagaagtgggcggatttctgagttcaaggccagcctggtctatagagtgagttccaggtcagccagggctacacagagaaaccctgtctcaaaaaaaaaaaaaaaaaaaaaaaaaaaaaaacatggtgtaCATGTGGTGGTGAGAAGAAAACTATAGATCCCAGGAATCTAGAACTCGGGTTGTAAGGCTTATCAACACGCCCCTGTACTTGCTCATTCAGCTTGCTGCCCCTTGAAACACATTGTTTagtgaagcaaaacaaacaaacaaaagcactagCCAGCTCTGTTGAGAAACAACGGAAAATGCCCATCAGTTCTCTCGTGAAAGCACTGCAGGCGTCAGAAAACGCCGACTCAATCCCTTTGGTTGGTTTTAGGTTAGTGAGCAAAACCTTTGCCA
This window encodes:
- the Asah1 gene encoding acid ceramidase — encoded protein: MRGQSLLTWVLAAAVTCAQAQDVPPWTEDCRKSTYPPSGPTYRGPVPWYTINLDLPPYKRWHELLAQKAPALRILVNSVTSLVNTFVPSGKLMKMVDQKLPGMIGSLPDPFGEEMRGIADVTGIPLGEIISFNIFYELFTMCTSIITEDDKGHLLHGRNMDFGIFLGWNINNNTWVVTEELKPLTVNLDFQRNNKTVFKATSFVGYVGMLTGFKPGLFSLSLNERFSINGGYLGILEWMFGRKDAQWVGFITRSVLENTTSYEEAKNTLTKTKIMAPVYFILGGKKSGEGCVITRERKESLDVYELDPKHGRWYVVQTNYDRWKNTLFLDDRRTPAKKCLNHTTQKNLSFATLYDVLSTKPVLNKLTVFTTLMDVTKGQFESHLRDCPDPCIGW